The Helianthus annuus cultivar XRQ/B chromosome 11, HanXRQr2.0-SUNRISE, whole genome shotgun sequence region GGTGACGTTATTGTTGCTGTGATCAAAGACGCAGTTCCAAACATGCCTCTAGAAAGATCAGAAGTGGTCAGAGCTGTAATTGTCCGTACTTGTAAAGAACTTAAACGTGACAACGGTATGATAATACGATATGATGACAATGCTGAAGTTGTGATTGATCAAGAAGGAAATCCAAAAGGAACTCGCGTTTTTGGTGCGATTGCCCGAGAATTGAGACAGTTCAATTTTACTAAAATAGTTTCATTAGCTCCCGAGGTATGATAAAATGAGACTACGATATGGTTACAGGTTATAGTAGGGTATTTAAAAGAAATAGATTAAGATTAATTTAGTAGATTTTGTCTCACGTATATACCTTTCAAAATTCATATTAATATTCATAAACAAATacgtaaaaaaaaagaaaaagaaaaacatgttGATTATATCCAAATTTGGAGGCACCAATCATTTTAATTAATCATGAGTAGTGATACTATTGCTGACATAATAACCTCTATATGAAATGCCGATATGTATAGAAAAAGCGTGGTTGGAGTAGCATCTACTAATATCAGCCAAAGTATTGTTAAAATACTTTTACGAGAGGGTTTTATCGAAAACGTGAGAAAACATCAAGAAAACAACAAAGATTTTTTGGTTTTAACCCTACGACATAGAAGGAATAGGAAAAGGACTTATCGaaatcttttaaatttaaaatggatcagtcGGCCAGGTCTACGAATCTATTCTAACTATCAAAGAATTCCTAGAATTTTAGGCGGGATGGGAGTTGTAATTCTTTCTACCTCTCGGGGTATAATAACAGACTGGGAGGCTCGACTAGAAAGAATAGGCggagaaattttgtgttatataTGGTAATTTTTCTAATATCCGAATTGAATAGGAAACTTcttttttgtgaaaaagaaaagaGAAGGAGTGGGTTGTCTAATAGGGTTCTTCCTTCACTAGTTGATACTTCAAGGAGGTTTGACCTGGAATGAAAGAACAAAAATGGATTCATGAAGGTTTAATTACTGAATCGCTTCCCAATGGCATGTTCCGGGTTCGTTTAGATATGATAATGAAGATATGATTCTAGGTTATGTTTCAGGAAAGATCCGACGTAGTTTTATACGAATATTGCAAAGAGATAGAGTCAAAATTGAAGTAAGTCGTTATGATTCAACCAGATGTCGTATAATTTATCGACTCCGCAACAAAGATTCGAAAGATTAGGTTTTTTTTCAACTTCACTATTTCTTTTTCTTTCGCAGGAATACGATTCAAAATCGAAAATTACAATAAACTTATTTTCTTCCAAGAAAAGGATTCAAAATTAAAGTAAAGAGTAGCAAATATGAAAATAAGAGCTTCTGTTCGTAAAATTTGTGAAAAATGTCGACTAATCCGTCGTCGGGGACGAATTATAGTAATTTGTTCCAACCCAAGACATAAACAAAGACAAGGATAATAAGACTCGTTAAAGACCCAATATACAAATAAGAAGGGGGATCTTTTTTGACATGAAATGGATATATCCATATATCTCTGACTC contains the following coding sequences:
- the LOC118484057 gene encoding 50S ribosomal protein L14, chloroplastic — its product is MIQPQTHLNVADNSGARELLCIRITGASNRRYAHIGDVIVAVIKDAVPNMPLERSEVVRAVIVRTCKELKRDNGMIIRYDDNAEVVIDQEGNPKGTRVFGAIARELRQFNFTKIVSLAPEERSDVVLYEYCKEIESKLKNTIQNRKLQ